A region from the Cellvibrio sp. PSBB006 genome encodes:
- the gltX gene encoding glutamate--tRNA ligase yields the protein MTVRTRIAPSPTGDPHVGTAYIALFNLCFARQHGGQFLLRIEDTDQTRSTPESEQAILDSLRWLGLDWDEGPDVGGPHGPYRQSERMGMYRQYAEELVVKGHAFYCFATAEELDEMRREQQARGETPKYDGRGLLLSDEEVQRRLAAGEPYVIRMKIPEEGVCVIDDVLRGKIEIEWSQVDMQVLLKGDGMPTYHLANVVDDHLMEITHVIRGEEWINSAPKHLKLYEYFGWQAPVLCHLPLLRNPDKSKLSKRKNPTSILYYKRMGYLPEAMLNYLGRMGWSMPDEREKFTLAEMQEHFDINRVSLGGPIFDVEKLSWLNSLWIRENFTIEQLAARLHQWAFNKDMLLQALPHAQPRMNTLSDFAPLASFLVSGMLNVAEADFAANKLPVDKQKELLQFALWRMEALRTWERDEIFNELKLLAEQMGIKLKDALAPIFVAIAGTTASFSVMDSMVIIGPDMSRARLRHAVNALGGFGKNKQKDLEKVYSALGQATEEAAPDA from the coding sequence ATGACCGTTCGTACCCGTATTGCCCCATCCCCCACCGGCGACCCGCACGTCGGCACCGCTTACATTGCGCTCTTTAACCTGTGCTTCGCGCGTCAACACGGCGGCCAGTTTTTGCTGCGCATTGAAGATACCGACCAAACCCGCAGCACGCCAGAATCTGAACAAGCCATCCTGGACAGCCTGCGCTGGCTCGGTCTGGATTGGGATGAAGGCCCGGACGTCGGTGGCCCCCACGGTCCCTACCGCCAAAGCGAACGCATGGGCATGTATCGCCAATACGCCGAAGAACTGGTTGTCAAAGGCCACGCTTTCTATTGCTTCGCCACCGCCGAAGAGCTGGACGAAATGCGCCGCGAACAACAAGCGCGCGGTGAAACCCCTAAATACGACGGCCGTGGTTTGCTGCTGTCCGACGAAGAAGTGCAACGCCGCCTGGCCGCAGGCGAGCCCTACGTGATCCGCATGAAAATCCCGGAAGAGGGCGTCTGCGTTATCGACGACGTGCTGCGCGGCAAGATCGAGATCGAATGGTCGCAAGTGGACATGCAAGTACTGCTCAAAGGCGACGGCATGCCCACCTACCACCTGGCCAACGTGGTCGACGACCACCTGATGGAAATTACCCACGTCATTCGCGGCGAAGAGTGGATCAACTCCGCGCCCAAGCACCTGAAGTTGTACGAATACTTCGGCTGGCAAGCGCCGGTACTGTGCCACTTGCCGTTGCTGCGCAACCCGGATAAATCCAAGCTCAGCAAGCGCAAAAACCCCACCAGCATCCTGTACTACAAGCGCATGGGCTACCTGCCCGAAGCCATGCTCAACTACCTCGGCCGTATGGGCTGGTCCATGCCCGACGAGCGCGAAAAATTCACCCTTGCCGAAATGCAGGAACACTTCGACATCAACCGCGTCTCCCTCGGCGGCCCGATCTTCGACGTGGAAAAGCTCAGCTGGCTCAACAGCCTGTGGATTCGCGAAAACTTCACCATCGAACAGCTCGCCGCACGTCTGCATCAATGGGCTTTTAATAAAGACATGCTGCTACAGGCCTTGCCCCACGCCCAACCGCGCATGAACACCCTGAGCGACTTCGCCCCACTGGCCAGCTTCCTGGTATCCGGCATGCTGAATGTGGCCGAAGCCGACTTCGCCGCCAACAAGCTGCCAGTCGACAAACAAAAAGAACTGCTGCAATTCGCCCTCTGGCGCATGGAAGCCCTGCGCACCTGGGAGCGGGACGAGATCTTCAATGAACTCAAACTGCTGGCCGAACAAATGGGCATCAAACTCAAGGACGCCCTGGCGCCGATCTTCGTCGCCATCGCCGGCACCACCGCCTCCTTCTCGGTCATGGACTCCATGGTCATCATAGGCCCCGACATGAGCCGCGCCCGCCTGCGCCACGCCGTTAATGCCTTGGGTGGCTTCGGCAAAAACAAGCAAAAAGACCTGGAAAAGGTCTATAGCGCCTTGGGCCAAGCCACCGAAGAAGCCGCGCCGGACGCTTGA
- a CDS encoding antibiotic biosynthesis monooxygenase family protein, which yields MTESSPSSHRVYRLDKFIVPIGVREEFLAKVKSAHQLLRNQPGFIQDFLLEQPLPDETVQIATLVEWQDQQSIDNARNAVMAAHKSSGFNAQAFTERLGIKVEMGSYQPIAM from the coding sequence ATGACAGAGAGCTCACCGTCTTCCCATCGAGTTTATCGCCTGGATAAATTCATCGTGCCGATCGGCGTTCGCGAAGAATTCCTCGCCAAAGTCAAAAGCGCCCACCAACTGTTGCGCAACCAACCCGGTTTTATTCAGGATTTCCTGCTCGAACAACCCTTGCCTGATGAAACCGTCCAGATAGCGACGCTGGTGGAATGGCAGGATCAGCAATCCATCGACAATGCTCGTAACGCGGTGATGGCGGCGCACAAATCCAGTGGTTTTAACGCGCAGGCGTTTACGGAACGGCTCGGCATCAAGGTGGAGATGGGTAGTTATCAACCCATTGCCATGTAA
- a CDS encoding VOC family protein, which yields MSNDNPSIISHLSIGTNDFARAKAFYDAVLPSLGIGIVMEHPDAVAYGKQYPEFWVQVPINGKPASVGNGFHIGFFANNKEEVNAFYDAAIAAGATCDGPPGPRPLYGDPYYGCYVRDPEGHKIEAAYWDQELSMQLYGH from the coding sequence ATGAGCAACGACAACCCCAGCATCATTTCTCACCTTTCTATAGGCACTAACGATTTTGCCCGCGCCAAGGCGTTTTACGATGCCGTGTTACCCAGTCTGGGTATCGGCATCGTTATGGAGCACCCGGACGCCGTGGCCTACGGCAAACAATACCCGGAGTTCTGGGTGCAGGTGCCGATCAACGGCAAACCCGCCAGCGTCGGCAATGGTTTTCACATTGGCTTCTTCGCCAATAATAAAGAAGAAGTGAACGCCTTCTACGATGCTGCCATTGCAGCCGGCGCCACCTGCGATGGCCCGCCCGGACCTCGCCCGCTGTATGGTGATCCTTATTACGGCTGCTACGTTCGCGATCCGGAAGGTCACAAGATCGAGGCGGCGTATTGGGATCAGGAATTGAGTATGCAGTTGTACGGCCACTGA